The Neospora caninum Liverpool complete genome, chromosome X genome includes a region encoding these proteins:
- a CDS encoding putative kinesin motor domain-containing protein: MEYPQGSSCPSLGATGNREEMESGSGAFPPTSRRSSGDESIGKTGTLRELSQQSDTEEGSDCDFASNDSYPVLRIEDLELPESAYSPLGPHSSFTSPRLGSFSQDTAAPLATALLDDCKGPSFAMTAVEWLAEKASAVSSLTAHSASLLPTASAEGLSSSPPASPFPASVRLLSNLSSADSPPLVPFRGAQLKQSLSPLPARAGNGLELSVPSPCLTSNSSSCRLQPAFAEPDSPPFPAYCPAPPSAHPPLFPPTSTEPCSDRLRTFVRIRPLQNEELQSEDILVVESATRIKVTDKVHESHGWTFDVDRVFGPQATQEDVWNNVATCVEKVIDGYNCTIFAHGQTGTGKTYTMLGPDMIEGCRGCELLSGEQSRDYAVFKQANAHRVQTIHRLIQHHTKIHQRFGADNENVQVFASYVQIYNEKLVDLLAPPNSHASSLVIVSDRHNPNSVVVQGLQLFEVKSTEELIHLLMEGTINRAFRATKQNDMSGRSHAIFQVEVRQTVNGETKTMKLSRLNLVDLAGNERCMRSRATEKMHVAEIGAINRSLSTLTLCIQQLAQGKSAVSYRSSNLTRLLQESLGGSCWTVFICTISPSALFVRETLSTLRLSVRAKTVKITAKLNELTRSPAGHKSLQREVAFAEVLARHQRQPPHQRSRGGQDGSEQSRGRKVGPKKIGPATWRMKSCNCGARGDAMSQPTQYDSFARCGSHATESRTSSNFCFVAVNQVSASAVQHPFRREILGTGEMQDGRLIPNLRLSTQKVEFSALAVLESPSLPQRLDRVPNSSNVEASVFSHVSDDSLKARNIRTAVRFLRKGLQRSISCPDHTDGTSLTEPTPRCAPQANLSHHACRLPGPVQSCSSAGQNDAFHTGVERNKKDDTLEKTCRGRGEERRSSSGFQGELADRHRIPCERRDRPGESVDLSSDVSEEWSSPQSRREPSDPHSSTSRAHALESANHLSSSDSRSSSLSADKIQRIHQKVQDRRTLQALLKGQAEQMHPHACSTLSEGSAAPGVCSTLDSASTEAGSEAARDGTGTHAGDKGPEYDTEHQQVQEALQILRCWLERKHRATESRKEEHVRECLHDGQREAATREGQNRGEGFARDSDKELQTRTGAATQGSLATSSLRTAPVSAKHESLPSALCSKKRLEGHVDIDEETAEYQTEAGDESSEASGELHEDRECSEYDCEPSASPPYSAVMHGGQNQNDVHAANHLACIHPRSVTSSLLPTRHNARYYREAGSVEFRVSGRDPGDWHGKHHEVRANPDRCEHERREAQGHPGYSGGPSYGERSAQPYLFQAPSLVSGAPFSEPVTAGTCGGPVKIWPFDHSCASTPLSFNGECAPRASARSECAQPAADRQAFSPDEQRRQHNEPEEVNQYPYALAPTPHPAFEHQTQRNTLVDKQSTEQLWQGTLGNVEVQTTTTYLPPTSHQSHDFMASARPSLVAEQAGHNESAVSRSVESYPIPLRDRQTKMVSSSPGLQTKFYAQAQTRECPNPDRHEIYSNITTVPPETAGCFLHSAARQSLPSFPPQYTLGRSRVVGAGSPSFRGLPGDSQTPRHVPQSQGFLHTQSSAGSRMDGLGSCDRLSMPSSPVVEDPSSFRQTDGSLPLPSAGGPVYFSASAGPTRSSETAQTRQLRHLHSSVPSTGLHATRGGYEDMFIPSLPPQRDSATAQPQHLLLRSQQQLSCHSYSRGQYFSMAQPSKHLSASVGSETRSQLGPGIILPTPQFHRAGIEQGHGTSADKGIDCRYRLPPLPPQTPHNQALSVEQRVHLPTSFEAAAYTFCQPSVYRGQRSTTLLPQATTEVSVASTLSPLPRMARPPFSHFPPSPSGSEMCQERGPTQCSGYQIQFARGMQQRRPPNGSDPGVPALGGAGCAPKFTDVSNPPVGPSAYNLSAESLQSTAISAPASPLQASRLYGYTVLTDDRRRVAVSQSQSHSRPLRDICYLSSPVRARPD; this comes from the exons ATGGAGTATCCGCAAGGAAGTTCGTGTCCCAGCCTCGGCGCGACTGGAAATCGCGAAGAAATGGAAAGTGGATCAGGCGCATTTCCGCCCacttctcgtcgctcttctggGGATGAGTCCATCGGGAAGACGGGCACACTCAGAGAGCTGTCCCAGCAATCAGAcaccgaagaaggaagcgactgTGACTTTGCTTCGAACGATAGCTACCCTGTCCTCCGAATCGAAGATCTCGAACTGCCGGAGAGTGCCTACTCTCCCTTGGGGCCTCACTCCTCATTCACGTCTCCCCGTCTAGGCTCTTTCTCGCAGGATACCGCGGCACCTCTCGCGACAGCGCTCCTGGACGACTGCAAGGGGCCTTCCTTCGCGATGACAGCCGTGGAATGGCTCGCCGAGAAGGCGTCTGCGGTTTCATCTCTGACCGCACAcagcgcgtctctgctgcctACAGCCTCAGCCGAAGGTCTGAGCAGCTCTCCCCCTGCTTCACCGTTTCCTGCGTCGGTCCGATTGTTGTCTAACTTATCTTCTGCCgactcgcctcctctcgtgcCCTTCCGCGGCGCTCAGCTCAAGCAGTCTCTGTCCCCACTTCCGGCTCGAGCTGGGAATGGACTGGAGCTCTCCGTCCCCTCCCCCTGTCTGACCTCCAACTCGTCGTCTTGTCGCCTGCAACCGGCCTTCGCAGAGCCGGACTCTCCCCCGTTTCCCGCTTACTGCCCGGCCCCCCCGTCCGCTCATCCTCCTCTGTTCCCCCCAACCTCAACGGAGCCTTGCAGTGATCGGCTCCGAACCTTTGTCCGCATTCGGCCCCTGCAGAACGAGGAGCTTCAATCCGAAGATATCCTCGTGGTGGAATCGGCAACGCGCATTAAAGTCACTGACAAAGTGCACGAGAGCCACGGGTGGACGTTCGATGTGGACCGGGTTTTCGGGCCCCAAGCGACGCAGGAAGACGTCTGGAACAATGTGGCGACGTGCGTCGAGAAAGTCATTGACGGCTACAACTGCACCATTTTCGCCCACGGCCAGACAGGAACAGGAAAAACCTACACGATGCTGGGGCCGGACATGATCGAGGGCTGCAGAGGGTGCGAACTCCTCTCCGGAGAGCAGTCCCGTGACTACGCTGTCTTCAAGCAAGCGAACGCCCATAGAGTGCAGACTATCCACCGGCTAATCCAGCACCACACCAA AATTCATCAGCGATTTGGAGCGGATAACGAGAACGTTCAGGTCTTCGCATCCTATGTCCAAATATACAACGAGAAGCTCGTGGATCTCCTCGCG CCTCCAAACTCTcacgcctcgtctctcgttATTGTCAGCGATAGACACAATCCGAACTCTGTCGTTGTTCAG GGTCTGCAACTTTTCGAAGTGAAATCAACAGAGGAGCTGATACATCTCCTCATGGAAGGGACCATCAATCGCGCCTTCCGAGCTACGAAACAGAACGACATGTCAGGCCGTTCTCATGCGATTTTCCAAGTGGAAGTTCGCCAGACTGTGAACGGTGAAACGAAAACGATGAAACTCTCTAGGCTGAACCTTGTCGACCTTGCGG GCAACGAACGCTGTATGCGGTcgcgagcgacggagaagatgcACGTGGCGGAAATTGGAGCGATCAACAGAAGTCTGTCAACGCTGACACTTTGCATTCAACAACTCGCGCAG GGCAAGAGTGCTGTCTCTTACCGATCGTCCAATTTGACCCGCCTGCTTCAGGAATCCCTCGGGGGCTCGTGCTGGACAGTCTTCATCTGCACCATCTCGCCCTCCGCCCTGTTTGTTCGCGAGACGCTGTCGACCCTTCGCCTGTCTGTCCGAGCGAAAACAGTCAAGATCACCGCCAAACTGAACGAGCTTACCAGGTCTCCAGCGGGCCACAAAAGTCTTCAGAGAGAAGTTGCGTTCGCTGAAGTTCTGGCGAGACACCAGCGGCAGCCGCCGCACCAGCGATCCCGTGGTGGGCAGGATGGCAGCGAGCAGAGCAGAGGCAGGAAGGTGGGACCGAAGAAAATCGGTCCTGCAACGTGGAGAATGAAGAGCTGTAATTgtggcgcgcgaggcgacgcgatGAGTCAGCCTACCCAGTACGACAGTTTTGCACGTTGCGGAAGCCACGCCACTGAATCGCGGACGTCCTCAAATTTCTGTTTTGTGGCCGTGAACCAAGTCTCGGCCTCCGCGGTTCAGCACCCCTTCCGTCGCGAGATCCTCGGGACTGGGGAAATGCAAGACGGGCGGTTGATACCAAATCTCCGTCTTTCGACCCAGAAAGTCGAGTTTTCTGCGTTGGCCGTTCTTGAGAGCCCATCACTTCCTCAACGCTTGGACCGCGTCCCGAATTCTAGCAATGTCGAGgcgtccgttttctctcacgTCAGCGATGATTCTCTCAAGGCACGAAATATTCGAACAGCGGTTCGGTTTTTACGCAAAGGGCTCCAGCGCTCCATTAGCTGCCCAGATCACACCGACGGCACTTCCCTCACCGAGCCTACCCCCAGGTGTGCCCCTCAGGCCAATTTGTCTCACCacgcctgtcgccttcccggCCCCGTCCAGTCTTGCTCTTCCGCTGGACAAAACGACGCATTTCACACGGGGGTAGAACGAAACAAGAAAGACGATACACTCGAGAAGACGTGCAGAGGCCGCGGCGAAGAACGTCGATCGAGCTCTGGCTTCCAAGGGGAGTTGGCAGACAGACACCGCATCCCCTGCGAACGGAGAGATCGACCTGGCGAGTCAGTCGATCTGTCATCTGACGTAAGCGAGGAGTGGTCATCTCCACAGTCCAGGCGAGAACCGAGTGACCCGCACTCCTCCACGTCACGCGCGCATGCCCTCGAGTCTGCAAACCATCTCAGCAGTTCTGACAGTCGATCTTCATCCCTTTCAGCAGACAAGATTCAGCGCATTCATCAGAAGGTGCAAGACCGCAGAACGTTGCAAGCCCTCTTGAAAGGCCAAGCAGAACAGATGCATCCCCACGCTTGCTCGACGTTGTCCGAGGGCAGTGCCGCGCCTGGCGTATGCTCAACCCTTGACTCCGCAAGCACGGAAGCAGGGAGTGAGGCAGCCAGAGATGGAACAGGTACACACGCAGGCGACAAAGGACCCGAATATGACACCGAGCATCAGCAGGTCCAGGAGGCGCTCCAGATTCTGAGGTGCTGGCTTGAGCGAAAGCACCGAGCAACAGAAAGCCGAAAAGAGGAGCACGTGCGTGAGTGTCTCCACGACGGCCAGCGTGAGGCAGCGACCCGAGAAGGACAAAATCGGGGAGAAGGATTCGCACGCGACAGTGACAAGGAATTGCAAACCAGGACGGGTGCAGCCACTCAAGGAAGCCTTGCGACATCCAGCCTCCGGACTGCGCCGGTATCAGCGAAGCACGAAAGTCTTCCTTCGGCACTGTGTTCCAAGAAACGTTTGGAAGGGCATGTAGACATCGACGAGGAGACCGCTGAATACCagacagaggcaggcgacgaaTCGTCCGAAGCATCCGGAGAGCTCCATGAAGATAGGGAGTGCAGTGAGTATGACTGCGAGCCATCCGCATCTCCACCCTATTCCGCTGTCATGCACGGCGGCCAGAACCAAAACGATGTTCATGCGGCTAATCACCTTGCCTGTATCCATCCTAGAAGCGTCACATCGTCATTGCTTCCAACGCGGCACAACGCTCGGTATTATAGAGAGGCAGGTTCAGTCGAGTTTCGTGTTTCTGGACGAGACCCAGGCGACTGGCACGGCAAACACCACGAGGTGAGGGCGAACCCAGACAGGTGCGAgcacgagagacgagaagctCAAGGCCATCCGGGCTATAGCGGAGGGCCAAGCTACGGCGAGCGTTCTGCCCAGCCATATCTATTTCAGGCTCCTTCCCTAGTTTCGGGTGCTCCCTTTTCAGAGCCTGTGACCGCAGGCACGTGCGGTGGTCCTGTTAAAATCTGGCCGTTTGATCATTCGTGCGCGTCCACTCCGCTTTCTTTTAATGGCGAATGCGCCCCACGAGCATCCGCACGAAGCGAGTGTGCCCAGCCAGCCGCCGATCGACAAGCGTTTTCCCCAGACgaacagagacggcagcaCAATGAACCTGAGGAGGTAAACCAATATCCGTATGCACTTGCTCCGACGCCACATCCCGCCTTCGAGCATCAAACTCAGCGGAACACCCTTGTGGACAAGCAGTCCACGGAACAGTTGTGGCAGGGAACCCTTGGCAACGTGGAGGTCCAGACAACCACCACGTATCTCCCGCCTACTTCGCACCAATCCCATGATTTCATGGCTTCCGCTCGACCTTCCCTTGTCGCCGAGCAAGCAGGTCACAATGAATCTGCCGTGTCTCGTTCTGTAGAGAGCTACCCTATTCCTCTGAGAGATCGACAGACAAAAATGGTTTCTTCATCTCCTGGCTTGCAAACAAAATTTTACGCTCAAGCACAAACGCGTGAGTGCCCTAACCCGGACCGCCATGAAATCTACAGCAACATTACGACCGTCCCTCCTGAAACTGCTGGATGCTTCCTCCACAGTGCGGCCCGGCAATCCCTACCGTCCTTCCCTCCGCAATACACGCTGGGGCGTTCGCGTGTCGTTGGCGCCGGCTCGCCGTCATTCCGCGGTCTCCCAGGCGATTCTCAGACGCCTCGGCACGTCCCACAATCTCAAGGATTCTTGCATACTCAATCGTCTGCAGGTTCTCGAATGGATGGACTGGGCAGCTGCGACCGGCTCTCTATGCCATCTTCTCCAGTGGTGGAAGATCCATCGTCTTTCCGACAAACGGACGGATCGTTACCCCTCCCCAGTGCCGGGGGACCCGTATatttctccgcctcggcggGTCCCACGCGAAGTTCTGAGACTGCGCAAACGAGACAGCTCCGGCACCTTCACAGCTCGGTTCCATCGACCGGCTTACACGCCACCCGGGGGGGGTACGAGGACATGTTCATCCCTTCCCTTCCACCGCAGCGTGATAGCGCCACCGCGCAGCCGCAGCACCTGCTACTCCGCAGCCAGCAACAGCTGTCTTGCCACTCCTACTCTCGTGGCCAGTACTTCTCGATGGCCCAACCTTCCAAGCATTTGTCTGCTTCGGTGGGATCCGAGACACGTTCGCAGCTAGGGCCTGGAATAATCCTGCCGACCCCGCAGTTCCACAGAGCAGGCATTGAGCAAGGTCACGGTACGTCAGCGGACAAGGGAATAGACTGCCGCTATCGCCTTCCACCACTCCCGCCGCAAACGCCGCACAACCAGGCGCTGTCAGTCGAACAAAGGGTACATCTGCCCACATCATTCGAGGCCGCAGCGTATACGTTTTGCCAGCCAAGTGTGTACAGGGGACAGCGGTCTACCACGCTCCTACCGCAGGCGACCACTGAAGTGTCTGTGGCTTCAACGTTGAGCCCTCTCCCACGTATGGCACGGCCGCCGTTCTCTCATTTTCCCCCATCCCCCTCAGGTTCGGAGATGTGTCAGGAGCGAGGCCCCACGCAGTGCTCCGGCTATCAGATCCAGTTTGCTAGGGGAATGCAGCAACGTCGTCCTCCGAACGGAAGCGACCCAGGCGTCCCGGCGCTAGGTGGAGCAGGATGCGCGCCAAAGTTCACTGACGTCTCGAATCCACCGGTGGGTCCCTCCGCGTATAACCTTTCAGCGGAATCTTTGCAATCGACTGCAATTTCTGCTCCTGCCTCACCGTTGCAAGCTTCTCGATTGTACGGCTACACCGTTTTGACGGACGACAGGCGACGTGTCGCTGTATCACAGAGTCAGTCTCACAGTCGGCCGCTGCGAGACATCTGttatctttcttctccggtcCGAGCACGTCCAGACTAG